Proteins encoded within one genomic window of Guyparkeria hydrothermalis:
- a CDS encoding carbohydrate porin: MMKKHLLALSIGVALGTSPMTVTAAEHNASAEQIMQELEALKQRVENLQSELEQERARNDKIEQKQEEQAEKVAAAEEESGPDINVGGAVRFNYTVADNDQAAKDRGGDLKFDTFRLNFDGEINDVILSAEWRWYEYFTTIHHAWVGYEFTDELMAKAGVFQTPFGVLPYNSHNFYFSSLYYVGLEDNYDFGIGTTYTPGDWRFDLAFMKNDERTWGPEFDGSGDTDTYDANVIGYNGGYSGFTGDTDAETSAGRARTTQAINTLAARAEYDYKVSDKLTLKPGASVKYGQLEGDASQGDGDYYAAAAHLIADYDRWNVQLQYTDWEYDVDDPAAQYMTYGYYAGAYTGPMSAKALTANVAYTLPVEWGPVSSLTFYNDYSLIYDKNADYEDTYMNVTGMAVSAGGLYTYFDIINGKNQPFVANGMTSDGESNTIFNINVGYYF; the protein is encoded by the coding sequence ATGATGAAGAAGCACTTGTTGGCACTCTCCATCGGCGTAGCTCTCGGTACGTCTCCGATGACCGTCACGGCGGCTGAGCATAACGCGAGCGCTGAGCAGATCATGCAGGAACTCGAGGCGCTCAAGCAGCGAGTCGAAAACCTGCAGTCCGAGCTTGAGCAGGAGCGTGCGCGCAACGACAAAATCGAGCAGAAACAGGAAGAACAAGCGGAAAAAGTCGCCGCAGCCGAAGAAGAATCGGGGCCGGACATCAATGTCGGTGGTGCCGTGCGGTTTAACTACACGGTCGCAGATAACGACCAGGCTGCCAAAGATCGCGGTGGCGACCTGAAGTTCGATACGTTCCGCCTGAACTTCGATGGCGAAATCAACGACGTGATTCTCTCCGCGGAGTGGCGTTGGTACGAGTATTTCACCACCATTCACCACGCTTGGGTGGGCTACGAGTTTACCGATGAGCTGATGGCGAAAGCGGGTGTCTTCCAGACTCCCTTCGGTGTCCTGCCGTACAACTCGCACAACTTCTACTTCTCGTCGCTGTACTACGTCGGCCTCGAAGACAACTACGACTTCGGTATTGGCACGACCTACACCCCGGGCGACTGGCGTTTCGACCTGGCGTTCATGAAGAACGACGAGCGCACGTGGGGTCCGGAATTCGACGGCTCGGGTGACACCGATACCTATGATGCCAACGTGATCGGATACAACGGTGGCTATTCCGGGTTCACGGGTGACACGGATGCAGAAACCAGCGCGGGCCGTGCTCGCACTACCCAAGCCATTAACACTTTGGCGGCTCGTGCGGAATACGACTACAAGGTCAGTGACAAGCTGACGCTCAAGCCGGGCGCGTCCGTGAAGTACGGTCAACTTGAAGGAGATGCATCTCAAGGTGACGGCGACTACTATGCGGCCGCAGCGCACCTGATTGCCGATTACGATCGCTGGAACGTCCAACTCCAGTACACCGACTGGGAATACGACGTCGATGACCCGGCGGCTCAATACATGACCTATGGCTATTATGCAGGTGCGTATACCGGCCCGATGTCTGCCAAGGCACTGACCGCGAACGTAGCCTACACACTGCCGGTCGAGTGGGGCCCGGTTTCGTCGCTGACGTTCTATAACGACTACAGCCTGATCTACGACAAGAATGCCGACTATGAGGACACGTACATGAACGTGACCGGCATGGCAGTATCGGCTGGTGGTCTGTATACCTACTTCGACATCATCAACGGCAAGAACCAGCCGTTTGTCGCGAACGGGATGACCAGCGACGGTGAGAGCAACACGATCTTCAACATCAACGTCGGTTACTACTTCTAA
- a CDS encoding ChaN family lipoprotein, with protein MKQVHDRRMTAIARQDRSGFLRGLTHWLAGFVLATLLGGCAATGTPAVEVGTWLDRNGDAVHEATVLDRIQAADVVLLGEVHDSAAVHRQQLTMLRALDRPIVLALEQLDLGVPGSPDVMNVDLDAIGPKQRAKQGGFDFEGWGWKHYGGLFEQATARQWPLWPLNLPRRKALAVAMAGEEAWQDQLQTQEVEAIERFGPGLALPEIHQANLVEDLQQAHCGRIDAESARGLARAQVARDMLMADALLKAHRDYPEHLVVGVMGNQHARLDRGAGFWLQRSAGNRQGVVAIGMLPIDSVETPAQAAPAYDFVWITEPVDRDVGCESGS; from the coding sequence ATGAAGCAGGTGCATGACCGGCGTATGACGGCAATCGCCCGTCAAGACCGATCCGGATTCCTGCGCGGCCTGACGCATTGGCTGGCCGGATTTGTTCTCGCAACGCTGTTGGGAGGGTGTGCGGCGACGGGCACCCCGGCGGTCGAGGTAGGCACGTGGTTGGACCGCAATGGTGATGCGGTTCACGAAGCCACGGTTCTCGATCGGATTCAGGCCGCTGACGTGGTTCTGCTGGGTGAAGTCCACGATTCGGCTGCTGTGCATCGCCAACAACTAACGATGTTGCGCGCGTTGGATCGCCCGATTGTCCTCGCACTGGAGCAACTGGATTTGGGGGTGCCGGGCTCGCCCGACGTGATGAATGTGGATCTCGATGCGATTGGACCGAAGCAACGGGCGAAGCAGGGCGGGTTCGACTTCGAAGGATGGGGCTGGAAGCACTACGGCGGACTGTTCGAACAGGCGACAGCGCGGCAATGGCCGCTCTGGCCCTTGAACCTGCCTCGGCGAAAGGCACTTGCTGTGGCGATGGCGGGTGAAGAGGCCTGGCAGGATCAACTGCAGACGCAGGAGGTCGAGGCGATCGAGCGATTTGGGCCGGGGTTGGCGTTACCCGAGATACATCAGGCCAATCTCGTCGAGGACCTCCAGCAAGCGCATTGCGGGCGTATCGATGCCGAATCGGCACGTGGCCTGGCGCGGGCGCAGGTTGCGCGGGATATGTTGATGGCGGATGCGCTACTGAAGGCGCACAGGGATTATCCCGAGCACCTCGTTGTGGGAGTGATGGGCAACCAGCACGCTCGCCTGGACCGCGGTGCCGGTTTCTGGCTGCAACGGTCGGCGGGAAACCGGCAGGGCGTGGTTGCAATTGGCATGTTGCCGATCGATTCGGTGGAGACGCCTGCACAGGCGGCGCCAGCCTACGATTTTGTATGGATTACCGAGCCAGTGGACCGCGACGTTGGGTGCGAGTCGGGGTCCTGA
- a CDS encoding RNA recognition motif domain-containing protein, translating to MNIYVGNLPYSQDDQGLQAAFEAFGEVKSAKVIKDMATGRSKGFGFVEMTDKDAGMQAIEALNDSDMDGRNLRVNEARPRERNNDRGGFRPRF from the coding sequence ATCAATATTTACGTGGGCAACCTGCCCTACTCCCAGGATGACCAGGGCCTTCAGGCCGCCTTCGAGGCCTTCGGCGAAGTCAAGTCCGCCAAGGTCATCAAGGACATGGCCACCGGTCGTTCCAAGGGCTTCGGTTTTGTCGAGATGACGGACAAAGATGCCGGCATGCAGGCAATCGAAGCACTGAACGACTCGGACATGGACGGTCGCAACCTGCGTGTCAACGAGGCACGTCCGCGCGAGCGCAACAACGATCGCGGCGGTTTCCGCCCGCGTTTCTAA
- a CDS encoding class I SAM-dependent methyltransferase has product MRRYLSLISGFAVLGLAIAASLFLARLYVEWSGDGVPTWLIAIGAGVLGMLMGWALLPAWWRGVFLIAPLVIWGGLEIHPGWFLAAAGLLFLVQFNAIRHQVPLYRSGRPVIEALGDEIAMRDVHSFVDLGCGDGHIMAALASRHPDTHFTGFETAPLLYLFARWRCRRLDNCSIRFADFWSVSWRDHDMVFAFLSPQPMLRLWRKCQRELPREGGLYSLAFEVPGVEESELIEAGRFDLLRYAVLPRGGAESSPGPA; this is encoded by the coding sequence ATGCGTCGCTACCTGAGCCTGATCAGCGGATTTGCCGTACTGGGGCTGGCCATTGCGGCCAGTCTGTTTCTCGCCCGGCTGTACGTCGAGTGGAGCGGTGACGGCGTACCGACGTGGCTGATTGCCATCGGGGCGGGTGTGCTCGGCATGCTGATGGGCTGGGCCTTGCTGCCGGCCTGGTGGCGCGGGGTGTTCCTGATCGCTCCGCTGGTCATCTGGGGCGGACTGGAGATACATCCGGGCTGGTTCCTCGCCGCCGCCGGGCTGCTGTTCCTGGTGCAGTTCAACGCCATCCGTCACCAGGTCCCGCTATACCGGTCCGGCCGTCCGGTCATCGAAGCATTGGGTGACGAGATTGCGATGCGTGACGTGCATTCATTCGTTGATCTGGGTTGCGGCGACGGTCACATCATGGCTGCCTTGGCGAGTCGGCATCCGGATACGCACTTCACCGGCTTCGAAACGGCCCCGTTGCTCTATCTGTTTGCCCGGTGGCGGTGTCGGCGATTGGACAACTGCTCGATCCGTTTTGCCGATTTCTGGTCTGTGTCCTGGCGCGATCACGACATGGTGTTTGCCTTCCTTTCGCCTCAGCCGATGCTTCGCCTGTGGCGAAAGTGCCAGCGTGAGCTTCCCCGAGAAGGAGGGTTGTATTCGCTGGCGTTCGAGGTCCCTGGGGTTGAGGAGTCCGAGCTGATCGAGGCAGGGCGGTTCGATCTGTTGCGCTACGCCGTACTGCCCCGAGGCGGCGCCGAGTCGTCTCCGGGCCCAGCATGA
- the motB gene encoding flagellar motor protein MotB — MAEQPDQNQQIVIKKVKKGHGGHHGGAWKIAYADFVTAMMAFFLLMWLLGSMGEEELKGISEYFANPTKVTLEGGKNAGMSESLIDAGGDDLTRQEGQVHDGEKPTPEKRDTQDMTEEEIRQRVEELEREQIQKLKERVESLIEVDPALKAFKDQIKLDITRDGLRIQIIDKENRPMFELGSDELQDYADEILHSLAPVLNEMPNRLSIVGHTDARPFGRPGRSNWELSSERANSARRTLAQYGYSDEKVLRVIGMAAALPFVDDDPLDPQNRRISMTVMKESATRRILQPTNAKGVDARQLLDAGRAITGDAPGDSPAKGTVAPDGNTDGPSE, encoded by the coding sequence GTGGCCGAGCAGCCGGATCAGAACCAGCAGATCGTCATCAAGAAGGTCAAGAAGGGCCATGGCGGTCACCACGGAGGGGCGTGGAAGATCGCCTACGCCGATTTCGTGACCGCCATGATGGCCTTCTTTCTCCTCATGTGGCTGCTGGGCTCCATGGGCGAGGAAGAGCTTAAAGGTATCTCCGAATATTTCGCCAATCCCACCAAGGTTACGTTGGAGGGCGGCAAGAATGCCGGCATGAGCGAGAGCCTGATCGACGCGGGTGGGGATGACCTCACGCGTCAGGAAGGGCAGGTACACGACGGCGAGAAGCCCACGCCCGAGAAACGCGACACGCAGGACATGACCGAGGAAGAGATCCGCCAGCGGGTCGAGGAACTCGAGCGCGAGCAGATCCAGAAGCTCAAGGAACGCGTCGAGTCCCTGATCGAGGTAGACCCCGCACTCAAGGCGTTCAAGGACCAGATCAAGCTCGATATCACTCGCGACGGCCTGCGTATCCAGATCATCGACAAGGAAAACCGCCCCATGTTCGAGCTGGGCTCGGACGAGTTGCAGGATTATGCCGACGAAATCCTGCACTCCCTTGCGCCGGTACTCAACGAGATGCCGAACCGCTTGTCGATTGTCGGCCACACCGACGCACGACCATTCGGCCGGCCCGGGCGCAGCAACTGGGAGCTGTCGTCGGAACGCGCCAACTCGGCACGCAGGACGCTGGCCCAATACGGTTACAGTGACGAGAAGGTGCTGCGCGTGATCGGCATGGCCGCCGCGTTGCCGTTCGTCGATGATGATCCGCTCGATCCGCAGAACCGCCGCATCTCGATGACCGTCATGAAGGAGTCGGCCACGCGCCGCATCCTGCAGCCGACCAACGCAAAGGGGGTCGATGCACGGCAGTTGCTGGATGCCGGCAGAGCGATCACCGGGGACGCTCCAGGGGATTCTCCGGCCAAGGGCACGGTCGCGCCGGACGGAAATACCGACGGCCCATCGGAGTGA
- the motA gene encoding flagellar motor stator protein MotA: MMVAIGWLVVLASVIGGFTLAGGHLIILFQPIEYLIIFGAAGAALVAGNSPKTLKATLGGFGTAFKGSRYGKKLNMETLGLLYAIFTRARKEGLMAIEEDIDDPDNSELFQSAPTVMKDHHTVEFITDYLRLMVSSTLDVHQIDNLMDLDIDTHHEEADLPRSSIAKMGEALPAFGIVAAVLGVVHTLESVHLPPSELGKLIAAALVGTFLGILAAYAFINPVANNLEHKINDSTKYQQSIKAALIAFMNGYPPQVAVEFGRKVLYASDRPGFAELEDYLKQSK, translated from the coding sequence ATGATGGTTGCAATTGGCTGGCTGGTGGTGCTGGCGAGCGTCATCGGCGGCTTTACGCTGGCCGGTGGTCACCTGATCATCCTGTTCCAGCCGATCGAGTACCTGATCATTTTCGGTGCCGCCGGGGCGGCACTGGTGGCGGGCAATTCCCCCAAGACTCTCAAGGCGACACTGGGTGGATTCGGTACGGCGTTCAAAGGGTCCCGCTACGGCAAGAAGCTGAACATGGAGACGCTGGGTCTTCTGTACGCGATCTTCACGCGTGCCCGCAAGGAAGGTCTGATGGCGATCGAGGAGGATATCGACGACCCCGACAACAGCGAGCTGTTCCAGAGTGCACCGACGGTGATGAAGGATCACCACACGGTGGAGTTCATCACCGATTACTTGCGGTTGATGGTCTCGAGCACGCTCGACGTCCACCAGATCGACAACTTGATGGACCTGGACATCGACACGCACCACGAGGAAGCCGATCTTCCCCGGTCGTCCATCGCCAAGATGGGCGAGGCGCTGCCGGCATTCGGTATCGTCGCCGCGGTCCTGGGCGTGGTGCACACCCTCGAATCGGTCCACCTGCCGCCGTCGGAACTCGGCAAGCTGATCGCGGCGGCGCTGGTGGGGACCTTCCTCGGTATCCTGGCGGCCTACGCGTTCATCAATCCGGTGGCGAACAACCTCGAACACAAGATCAACGACTCGACCAAGTACCAGCAGAGCATCAAGGCCGCTTTGATTGCCTTCATGAACGGCTACCCACCTCAGGTGGCGGTGGAGTTCGGTCGAAAGGTGCTGTACGCCTCGGATCGTCCGGGATTCGCGGAGCTTGAGGATTACCTCAAGCAGAGCAAGTGA
- the pepN gene encoding aminopeptidase N, which produces MTERQAQTIRLADYQPPDYFVDHVDLTFELAPRGTRVVSELTCRRNGHHQAPLWLDGDELELESVALDGQTLSVDQYDCRDDGLSIPGVPEQFTLTVVCRVDPVENTALDGLYQSSGNFCTQCEPEGFRRITYFPDRPDVLSRYRVTLVADKASCPVLLSNGNPIEQRDLDDGRHMAVWEDPFPKPSYLFALVAGDLKSIHDQFTTCSGRTIDLGIYVEPHNIDRCDHAMRSLIKSMAWDEETYGREYDLDVFNIVAVDDFNMGAMENKGLNIFNSKFILARSETATDQDYEGIESVVAHEYFHNWSGNRVTCRDWFQLSLKEGFTVFRDQEFSADVGSWSVKRIEEVNLLRQVQFAEDAGPQAHPVQPKEYEQINNFYTATVYNKGAEVVRMWRNLLGWEAFRRGTDRYFERFDGQAVTIEDFIDTMAEQADFDTAQFRRWYDRAGTPALHVRKRLEGNELVVEFEQEVPSVAGQSDSDPFLIPLRMAAFDTDGKPVPLGAPDGDDGSECTLVLSRTNETRRFRLTSAGQLPVLSLNRGFTAPIKVEHAFTDEDLALLAASDTDEFNRWDAYQRLVLKTLVARVRTAQECREWPESSLPDGLSRAFGQLLHSGVSTKGGADPRFVAECIALPSENYIAEQFAQDVPVDAIHRARVELREQLANEWSQTLVLVHEKAAVEGEYRFDGKDVGRRALRAQALMYLNALDHPAWRRLATEQMAETDNMSERFSALTALSVRQSDERDEALEAFAEEWADDPLVMDKWLALRARVVAPDDRSTLEKLEAHPAFSLRNPNRVRALVGTFSRANPVAFHATSGSGYRWVADKIIEIDGFNPQIAARLATVFSRWRRYDGARADRMRAELERMIDRPECSTDLAEIAGKALK; this is translated from the coding sequence ATGACTGAACGCCAAGCGCAGACTATCCGCCTCGCCGACTACCAACCACCTGACTATTTCGTCGACCACGTCGATCTGACCTTTGAACTCGCGCCACGCGGCACGCGTGTCGTCTCCGAGCTCACGTGCAGACGCAATGGCCACCACCAGGCCCCGCTCTGGCTCGATGGCGACGAACTGGAACTCGAGTCGGTCGCGCTCGACGGCCAGACATTGAGCGTCGATCAGTACGACTGTCGCGACGACGGGCTCTCCATCCCCGGCGTGCCGGAGCAGTTCACTCTGACTGTGGTCTGCCGCGTTGATCCGGTCGAGAACACCGCACTGGACGGCCTGTACCAGTCCTCGGGCAATTTCTGCACCCAGTGCGAGCCGGAAGGATTCCGCCGGATCACGTACTTTCCGGATCGCCCCGATGTCCTGAGTCGCTATCGCGTCACGTTGGTCGCCGACAAGGCGAGCTGCCCGGTGCTGCTGAGCAACGGCAACCCGATCGAGCAGCGTGACCTCGACGACGGCCGGCACATGGCGGTCTGGGAGGACCCGTTCCCGAAACCGTCCTACCTGTTCGCCCTGGTGGCCGGGGACCTGAAGTCGATCCACGACCAGTTCACCACCTGCTCCGGGCGAACGATCGACCTGGGCATCTATGTCGAGCCGCACAACATCGACCGCTGCGATCACGCCATGCGTTCGCTGATCAAGTCGATGGCCTGGGACGAGGAGACCTACGGCCGGGAATACGATCTCGACGTGTTCAACATCGTCGCCGTCGACGACTTCAACATGGGGGCAATGGAGAACAAGGGGCTGAACATCTTCAACTCCAAGTTCATCCTCGCCCGTTCGGAAACCGCCACCGACCAGGACTACGAAGGCATCGAGTCGGTGGTCGCGCACGAGTATTTCCACAACTGGTCGGGCAACCGTGTCACCTGCCGCGACTGGTTCCAGCTGTCGCTCAAGGAAGGCTTCACCGTCTTCCGTGATCAGGAATTCTCCGCCGACGTGGGCTCCTGGTCGGTCAAGCGGATCGAGGAGGTGAATCTGCTGCGTCAGGTGCAGTTCGCCGAGGATGCCGGTCCGCAGGCCCATCCGGTTCAGCCGAAGGAATACGAACAGATCAACAACTTCTACACCGCCACGGTCTACAACAAGGGCGCCGAGGTGGTGAGGATGTGGCGAAACCTGTTGGGCTGGGAAGCATTCCGGCGCGGCACCGACCGCTATTTCGAGCGTTTCGACGGTCAGGCGGTCACCATCGAGGACTTCATCGACACCATGGCCGAGCAGGCCGACTTCGATACGGCCCAGTTCCGGCGCTGGTATGACCGGGCGGGCACCCCGGCCCTGCACGTTCGCAAGCGACTCGAGGGCAATGAACTGGTGGTCGAGTTCGAGCAGGAAGTGCCGTCGGTCGCCGGGCAGTCGGATAGCGACCCGTTCCTGATACCCCTGCGCATGGCGGCCTTCGACACCGACGGAAAGCCGGTGCCGCTGGGCGCGCCGGACGGAGACGATGGAAGCGAGTGCACGCTGGTGTTGAGCCGGACGAACGAAACGCGCCGTTTTCGACTGACATCGGCCGGCCAGTTGCCCGTGCTGTCGCTCAATCGTGGTTTCACCGCGCCGATCAAGGTCGAGCACGCCTTTACCGATGAGGACCTGGCGCTGCTTGCGGCCTCGGACACCGACGAATTCAATCGCTGGGATGCCTACCAGCGCCTGGTGCTGAAAACCCTGGTGGCGCGTGTCCGCACCGCTCAGGAATGCCGGGAGTGGCCCGAAAGCTCGCTGCCGGATGGGCTGAGCCGAGCATTCGGCCAGTTGCTGCATTCGGGCGTCAGCACCAAGGGTGGTGCCGATCCCCGCTTCGTAGCCGAGTGCATCGCACTGCCGTCGGAAAACTACATTGCCGAGCAGTTCGCCCAGGACGTGCCCGTGGATGCGATTCATCGCGCTCGGGTCGAGTTGCGCGAACAACTGGCGAACGAGTGGTCGCAGACGCTGGTTCTGGTCCACGAGAAGGCGGCTGTCGAGGGCGAATACCGCTTCGACGGCAAGGATGTGGGCCGCCGTGCGCTGCGCGCGCAGGCGCTGATGTATCTCAACGCGCTCGATCACCCGGCATGGCGCCGCCTGGCAACCGAACAGATGGCCGAGACGGACAACATGTCCGAGCGGTTCAGCGCACTGACGGCGCTGTCCGTTCGCCAGAGTGACGAGCGGGACGAGGCGCTCGAGGCCTTCGCCGAGGAGTGGGCGGACGATCCGCTGGTCATGGACAAATGGTTGGCGCTGCGTGCGCGTGTCGTTGCCCCGGACGATCGGTCGACGCTGGAGAAACTGGAGGCCCATCCAGCGTTTTCGCTCCGCAACCCGAACCGCGTGCGCGCGCTGGTCGGGACCTTTTCCCGGGCCAATCCGGTGGCATTTCACGCCACGTCGGGTTCAGGATATCGCTGGGTTGCCGACAAGATAATCGAGATCGACGGTTTCAACCCGCAGATCGCGGCTCGCCTGGCGACCGTGTTCAGCCGCTGGCGTCGCTACGATGGCGCGCGTGCCGACCGGATGCGGGCGGAGCTGGAGCGAATGATCGATCGTCCGGAATGTTCGACCGATTTGGCGGAAATCGCCGGCAAAGCTCTGAAATAA
- the rdgC gene encoding recombination-associated protein RdgC produces the protein MLFSQIAAFDLADWPEASLETLSDKLAEKRFAPTLSQQVESMGWAPVVDEALAMETDGAFGLLFRREERAVPPRVVQDHAAKKLAEESGEREPSRDELRQARETALLELLPQAFPRQAETRVLIDARNKQVWLANAAEKRNSQISSLLRETLGQWRITPAFGSEEHGSRLSRWLLEGPPAGFELGDSAKLLEPRDGGTITVTRLGLPDENVLAHLRDGMTVEQLELVWRDRLRFTMRADGHLTKVKALDTLDDEFDDDGLDDPATRLEAEQRLTLDVLRELTRVLHKALERPEAS, from the coding sequence ATGCTTTTTTCGCAGATTGCCGCCTTCGACCTCGCCGATTGGCCGGAAGCGTCTTTGGAGACGCTCTCCGACAAGCTGGCCGAAAAGCGTTTCGCGCCCACCTTGTCGCAGCAGGTGGAGTCGATGGGTTGGGCACCGGTGGTCGACGAGGCGCTCGCCATGGAAACCGACGGTGCGTTCGGGCTGCTGTTCCGCCGCGAGGAGCGGGCCGTCCCGCCGCGCGTGGTTCAGGATCACGCGGCCAAGAAACTCGCCGAGGAATCCGGGGAACGCGAGCCGTCCCGGGACGAATTGCGACAGGCCCGTGAAACCGCCCTGCTGGAACTGCTGCCGCAGGCGTTTCCCCGCCAGGCCGAAACGCGCGTACTGATCGACGCGCGCAACAAGCAGGTCTGGTTGGCCAATGCCGCCGAAAAGCGCAACAGCCAGATCAGCTCCCTCCTGCGCGAAACGCTGGGCCAATGGCGCATCACGCCGGCGTTCGGCTCCGAGGAACACGGCAGTCGACTGTCGCGCTGGCTGCTCGAAGGCCCGCCGGCCGGATTCGAGCTCGGCGACTCGGCCAAGCTGCTCGAGCCGCGCGATGGCGGCACCATCACCGTGACCCGTCTGGGCCTGCCGGACGAGAATGTGCTCGCCCATCTGCGAGACGGCATGACGGTCGAGCAGCTCGAACTGGTCTGGCGCGACCGGTTGCGCTTCACCATGCGTGCCGACGGCCACCTGACCAAGGTCAAGGCACTCGACACGCTGGATGACGAGTTCGACGACGACGGTCTCGATGACCCGGCCACCCGCCTCGAGGCCGAACAGCGCTTGACGCTCGATGTGCTGCGCGAACTCACTCGCGTACTGCACAAGGCACTCGAGCGCCCCGAGGCCAGCTAA
- the purB gene encoding adenylosuccinate lyase has product MTDSAQAAFALTAVSPLDGRYARHTRALTECFSEYALIKYRVLVEVEWFKALADEAAIAEVPALSDEDRASLDAIADTFDVNSAMRVKEFEATTNHDVKAVEYFLKEQVADHPRLAQISEFFHFACTSEDINNLAYGLMLKKAREEVILPEIDGITDTLRKMAHEWAAVSLLSRTHGQPASPSTIGKEIANVVARLTRQRQQIADVELMGKINGAVGNFNAHLAAYPEVDWPTFSKRFVEGLGLTHNPYTIQIEPHDYIAELFDAVERANTVLIDFARDIWGQIALGHFKQRLVEGEVGSSTMPHKVNPIDFENAEGNLGVGNAVMGHLARKLPISRWQRDLTDSTVLRTLGVGLGHSLIAYRSLAKGLSKLEINADQLADELDGNWEILGEAVQTVMRRYGVEKPYEKLKALTRGQRVDGPAMRAFIEGIGELPEEARERLASMAPGDYIGNAKEMAERI; this is encoded by the coding sequence ATGACTGATTCTGCCCAAGCCGCTTTCGCCCTGACCGCCGTGTCACCGCTCGACGGCCGTTACGCCCGCCACACCCGGGCGCTGACCGAATGTTTCAGTGAATACGCCCTGATCAAGTACCGGGTACTGGTCGAGGTGGAATGGTTCAAGGCGCTGGCCGACGAGGCGGCGATTGCCGAAGTGCCGGCCCTGAGCGACGAGGATCGCGCCTCGCTGGATGCGATCGCCGATACCTTCGACGTGAACTCGGCGATGCGCGTCAAGGAGTTCGAGGCGACCACCAACCACGACGTCAAGGCGGTCGAGTACTTCCTCAAGGAGCAGGTCGCCGACCACCCGCGCCTGGCGCAGATCAGCGAGTTCTTCCACTTCGCGTGCACCTCCGAGGACATCAACAACCTCGCCTACGGCCTGATGCTGAAGAAGGCTCGCGAGGAAGTGATCCTTCCCGAAATCGACGGCATCACGGATACCCTGCGCAAGATGGCGCACGAGTGGGCGGCCGTTTCCCTGCTGTCGCGCACCCACGGCCAGCCGGCCTCGCCGTCCACCATCGGCAAGGAAATCGCCAACGTCGTCGCTCGCCTGACCCGCCAGCGCCAGCAGATCGCCGATGTGGAGCTCATGGGCAAGATCAACGGCGCGGTGGGCAACTTCAACGCCCATCTGGCCGCCTACCCGGAAGTCGACTGGCCGACGTTCTCCAAGCGCTTCGTCGAGGGCCTGGGGCTGACCCACAACCCCTACACCATCCAGATCGAACCGCACGACTACATCGCCGAGCTGTTCGACGCCGTCGAACGTGCCAACACGGTGCTGATCGACTTCGCCCGCGACATCTGGGGCCAGATCGCGCTGGGCCACTTCAAGCAGCGCCTGGTCGAGGGCGAGGTCGGCTCGTCGACCATGCCGCACAAGGTCAACCCGATCGACTTCGAGAATGCCGAAGGCAACCTCGGCGTCGGCAATGCGGTCATGGGCCATCTGGCTCGCAAGCTGCCGATCAGCCGCTGGCAGCGCGATTTGACCGACTCGACCGTGCTGCGCACGCTGGGCGTCGGCCTGGGCCACTCACTGATCGCCTACCGGTCGCTCGCCAAGGGCCTGTCGAAGCTCGAGATCAACGCCGACCAGTTGGCGGACGAGCTGGACGGCAACTGGGAGATCCTGGGCGAAGCGGTACAGACCGTCATGCGCCGCTACGGTGTCGAGAAGCCGTACGAGAAACTCAAGGCGCTGACCCGCGGCCAGCGCGTGGACGGTCCGGCAATGCGAGCGTTCATCGAGGGTATCGGGGAGTTGCCGGAGGAAGCCCGCGAACGGCTCGCCTCAATGGCCCCTGGCGACTATATTGGCAATGCCAAGGAGATGGCCGAGCGCATCTGA